The proteins below are encoded in one region of Maribacter aestuarii:
- a CDS encoding PKD domain-containing protein, giving the protein MEQLLKKAKLITILLLIISFQGCDEDDVVLPQVIADFTYTLNSTSGTVTFINTSEEANSYKWDFGNGETSTEINPIRTFATGTYTVSLEVRNLAGSTDTFQSEITVTIPEDVLLPIDFDGTNVAYGDIVGDNIGFSVVANPETGNGNDTNVGQMETGGGQFQNVQFPLGTAVDFSGDNKTIQLELFASIAIDVLVKFEDGAAGARDVEVLTTHTGSGWETLSFDFATNGVASFIQDDPQNGQALVPVGQYNGMVLFIGFNADPGVEGTFYVDNIAQTQDDGGGMATEPTTAAPAPTQDAADVTSVFSNVYTNVAGTNARAFGNDGGATFTEIQVVGDDVWSYANTNFVGLQNDTGFDGRTNFSMDIWVAEDISFRAGLISFTDPVSREDVEVNLTGGQWTNIDVALADLVPSLGSEGPLPDNPTINQIIFDVLGDGVEANIFVDNVIFYTDDGGGMATEPTTAAPAPTQDAADVTSVFSNVYTNVAGTNARAFGNDGGATFTEIQVVGDDVWSYANTNFVGLQNDTGFDGRTNFSMDIWVAEDISFRAGLISFTDPVSREDVEVNLTGGQWTNIDVALADLVPSLGSEGPLPDNPTINQIIFDVLGDGVEANIFVDNVIFYTADGGGSGGTKSPFCLTQVQAFGGDAGSDILLSVFNVDAQTMRIEIESADGDPVDTLVFPAGDWNPVPGISSAPAEVSPGVWAGEFFYGGGAPANVEFNILWSKVSFGGNWSLNAPGNLSMVPFDATCDTSGEGGTGGVAAFSSLPADFENGEEFSAVFESASVSGSITANPVSGGINTSANVYTFNKPAGTEFYGGMENVFASPLDLTTTRTFKVKVYSTKPNAVFQFELQRRPTDSGIPNYSLQQTVTNANEWVELTFDFGAVVPGSFDPNIYNTIVIIPDFDSGNDPTSTSETYYLDDLILE; this is encoded by the coding sequence ATGGAACAATTATTAAAAAAAGCCAAGCTTATTACAATACTTTTGTTGATAATCTCCTTTCAAGGTTGCGATGAGGATGATGTAGTCTTACCACAGGTCATTGCTGATTTTACCTATACGTTAAACTCGACCTCCGGTACGGTCACTTTCATCAATACTTCAGAAGAGGCCAATTCCTACAAATGGGATTTTGGAAATGGGGAGACTTCCACCGAGATAAATCCGATTAGAACATTTGCAACAGGCACGTATACGGTTAGTCTTGAAGTTAGGAATTTAGCTGGTTCTACCGATACTTTCCAAAGTGAAATAACGGTAACTATTCCAGAAGATGTCCTGTTGCCCATTGATTTTGATGGTACCAATGTGGCTTACGGTGACATTGTGGGTGATAACATCGGCTTCTCAGTAGTGGCAAACCCTGAAACCGGTAATGGAAATGACACAAATGTTGGACAAATGGAAACCGGTGGTGGTCAATTCCAAAATGTACAATTCCCGTTAGGAACTGCTGTGGACTTCAGCGGTGATAATAAGACAATTCAACTGGAGTTATTCGCATCAATAGCAATCGATGTTTTGGTCAAGTTTGAGGACGGTGCTGCCGGAGCGCGGGATGTAGAGGTTTTAACTACCCATACCGGTTCAGGTTGGGAAACCTTAAGTTTTGACTTTGCAACTAATGGAGTCGCCAGTTTTATTCAAGATGATCCCCAAAATGGCCAGGCGTTGGTTCCAGTTGGCCAATATAATGGCATGGTATTGTTTATAGGGTTCAATGCCGACCCAGGAGTTGAGGGCACTTTCTATGTAGATAATATTGCTCAAACCCAGGATGATGGTGGTGGCATGGCCACGGAACCAACCACTGCCGCACCGGCACCGACCCAAGATGCTGCAGACGTTACTTCGGTGTTCAGCAATGTGTATACCAATGTGGCAGGTACGAACGCCAGGGCATTTGGAAACGATGGCGGTGCCACGTTCACCGAGATTCAAGTTGTCGGCGATGACGTGTGGAGTTATGCCAATACCAATTTTGTTGGGCTACAGAACGATACAGGTTTTGATGGAAGGACCAACTTCAGTATGGATATTTGGGTGGCCGAGGATATTTCGTTCAGGGCCGGTCTCATTTCCTTTACCGATCCCGTTTCCCGGGAGGACGTAGAGGTCAACCTGACAGGTGGCCAATGGACCAACATAGACGTGGCCCTTGCGGACTTGGTACCCTCACTCGGAAGTGAAGGACCGTTACCGGACAACCCAACGATCAACCAGATCATCTTTGACGTTTTGGGTGATGGCGTAGAGGCTAACATCTTCGTGGACAACGTAATTTTCTATACTGATGATGGTGGTGGCATGGCCACGGAACCAACCACGGCCGCACCGGCACCGACCCAAGATGCTGCAGACGTTACTTCGGTGTTCAGCAATGTGTATACCAATGTGGCAGGTACGAACGCCAGGGCATTTGGAAACGATGGCGGTGCCACGTTCACCGAGATTCAAGTTGTCGGCGATGACGTGTGGAGTTATGCCAATACCAATTTTGTTGGGCTACAGAACGATACAGGTTTTGATGGAAGGACCAACTTCAGTATGGATATTTGGGTGGCCGAGGATATTTCGTTCAGGGCCGGTCTCATTTCCTTTACCGATCCCGTTTCCCGGGAGGACGTAGAGGTCAACCTGACAGGTGGCCAATGGACCAACATAGACGTGGCCCTTGCGGACTTGGTACCCTCACTCGGAAGTGAAGGACCGTTACCGGACAACCCAACGATCAACCAGATCATCTTTGACGTTTTGGGTGATGGCGTAGAGGCTAACATCTTCGTGGACAACGTAATTTTCTACACTGCCGATGGTGGAGGTTCTGGAGGTACAAAAAGTCCATTCTGTCTTACTCAGGTACAGGCGTTTGGTGGTGATGCCGGTTCGGATATTCTTTTATCGGTATTCAATGTCGATGCACAAACCATGCGTATAGAAATTGAATCAGCTGATGGAGACCCTGTCGACACCTTAGTTTTCCCCGCCGGGGATTGGAACCCGGTTCCTGGAATTTCATCCGCACCTGCAGAAGTGTCACCAGGAGTTTGGGCTGGAGAATTCTTTTATGGAGGAGGTGCACCGGCTAATGTTGAGTTCAACATTTTATGGAGCAAGGTTTCTTTTGGCGGAAATTGGAGTTTGAATGCTCCAGGAAATCTCTCCATGGTACCTTTTGATGCTACTTGTGACACCTCTGGTGAAGGTGGTACAGGCGGTGTCGCTGCATTTTCTTCTTTACCTGCAGATTTTGAAAATGGAGAAGAATTCAGTGCTGTTTTTGAATCTGCAAGCGTTAGTGGTTCTATTACCGCGAATCCGGTATCAGGAGGTATTAATACATCAGCAAATGTATATACTTTCAACAAACCTGCAGGAACAGAATTTTATGGAGGTATGGAAAATGTTTTTGCTTCACCATTAGATTTGACAACGACCAGAACATTTAAGGTCAAGGTGTACTCTACAAAACCAAATGCAGTATTTCAGTTCGAACTGCAAAGAAGACCGACGGATTCAGGCATTCCAAATTATAGCTTACAACAAACAGTAACCAATGCGAATGAATGGGTGGAGTTAACTTTTGATTTTGGAGCTGTAGTTCCAGGTAGTTTTGATCCAAATATTTATAACACTATTGTTATAATACCTGATTTTGATTCAGGAAATGATCCAACAAGTACGTCGGAAACCTATTATTTAGATGATTTAATTTTGGAATAG